The nucleotide sequence CCTAAGCCGGTGAAGGTCGTCAGGCAATACGCGTTTGCTCTGCACCTGTCAAAATGGACGCGTATACACGCGTATATACGCATGCGCAGACACCAACTGACGGCTGCGATGTTAATTGGAGGTAGCGAAACAAAATTTCTTTCGTGGTTACATGCACGTTTTAAGCTGATACTTTACGACGCTCTGTACTCGTAATGCCTGAGAGGCACTACGTGTCTCTTCTCGTTACCTTGCCGTACTACTTCCAAGATTGTGGGAGCGTCGCCATAGTTACTGGAAGAACGCATGGCGAGTCGCTGGGAGCTACACATGAACGGTAATGGTCCGTTGACCATTACCGTTGGTGCCGTAATGCCGATCACGGCACACAAAAACGATTCacaatcaaacgatttcttcgttctgtATTGCGCGGAAACTGATGAAAAGTGATTGCTCAACCCTTTCTCCatccccaagaacactcgcgatccCCAGGACATCCTCAAAGcgtcatcgcgtcctcgtccgtgatgggatgtccggaggagatccagagagtgtcatcatgggatcttccagtgatagtcatttACGTACGTCCTGCGGCCGTCAGGCGGAGGACATACagcgtgtcccagaaaacgtgtcattgaattataataaaaaaactacaccacctagagtcatgcggtcaacggcaccAACCATTACGGCATTGGTCAGGTTGAGACCCACCTATAGCTTTGCCACGCTCTCCATATCAAGACACTGGAAATAGCACATAGCTTGATTTGTTTTCATACCAGCCATCCTTTAAGCCATCCTTTCCTCCTCTTCAAAACTGCATTGAAAACATTTGATTTAAAACTCATACGCGTTAAGATCACGCATGTAACGATGTTTTCCACTTACCAGCGTTTAGATGCAGCGCGGACATTCTCGGACAATTGTATGGACAGTCATTTACTCGTtttcatgtttttgtttctaAGAAATCTCGCGTATCCGATCAACGTAAGACATGCTTCAATCATCTCCCTGCATCGAGTCGCCCACGGTCGTCGCACGGTCCACACCTCCCTGTACGTCGAATTCCGTCTCTCAGCGAACCGGAGAAACGTCGCATTTCGTCCATACTGAAAGAGTGCAAAATGAAAGACCCTGAATGTGAACTTCTGGAAGCGACGGTACTGAAGGATTCGACGCAGACGACAGACAACACGCGCCCTCGAAAGACCTCGTCCATCAGAATTGCTGGAACACCCGTGCCCAAGAAGGCGTCGGTCACCCGTATTCATGACACGACTGTGACAACGTCGAGGGTGGAAAAAACTACTTCACCCACTCAAGACGAAATCAGAAGGTGCGTGCGCATGAGGCATAGTACAGCGATCTCAAAAATGCACATTGGTTACAAAGCAACGCTTAAGtacaacactgaaaaaaaaaaaggaccacCTTGCAGCATGAGGTGGACAGCTCGCGTCAAAGTTACCTTGAACAGCGCTCCATCCTGCGAAGTGGGAAGCGAGCCACCCTGGGCAGAGCCTAGCAGAGAACGCCTTCATAACGAGTCACCCCCTCTGTGTAAGCACAGTAAAACGCCCTCCGCCGTTATTTGTACTAAGCACCACCTGGGTCCTCAGGCTGGAATGGTGCTCAAGTTAACTCTGGTGTGAGCTGTACTTGTGCTGCGACAGACAAAACTGTTCGAACTGTTCAAAACTGAAATAACTGTTCGATTTATTGGTCCCCACCACCAGCAATgtggtagggtatcgcccctggcgatgaaactctccgaTCGCTATGGTCGTTGAAGTCGTTAATAAAGTCGTTAATTGTGATGTTTCAACGAGTAGGTGATAAGACTCGAGACATGTCCTTGACGCCACTTCTGATCAACACACATACCAACAATTCAAACAGTCGATAAGACCGTTGCGTTGTTCTTTTTCGCGCAGGCCATCCATCTTGAAGAACAGAAGCTTAAGCATGAGAAGCACGAGCCATGTTGTCAACGCTCCACCGTGGCTTCTTACCACCGATACTCCCACTTACCTGATCCAGGAATCTGGCCGGCGCATGTTTCTTCCGGCCTCCCCTCCTTGCGAGACATCGTCAACGGCGTCACCCACGTTCAAGCAATTTGAAACCTCGAAAGATGGGAGAGACGGAACAGATGGTAAAGAGTTGGTCCATAACGTGATTTGATGGCGCGATTCTGTGTTCACTGCATGGCCATCGTAGAACCATTACCTTGGTTTACAGGTAACAGTGACTGGAAGCCAGGATCAAATCCCGGTGTGCGAAAATTCATCGGGTAAATCTCAGACGTAGGCATCTTGGGGCCCATATTTTCGTGGAACCTAAGAGGTTCCCACAACTATTAAACGCGTTGCCAATGAGACGCATCATTGCAGCTTCTGTTCCGGCATGAGAACTGCGTTCCTGCTTGGTGCAACCATGACATCTGTGATTGGCAGCCTGGCTAGTTTTTGGAACATTCCAGCACGCTCCGCAATCACGCTGCACCTTGGCAAGTAAGAGTAACCACAACGCTTCCTCGTGATAAGAACAGTACAAGACTGCTATAATTTTCATGTAGGTATCGACAGCAAGTAACTGCTTGGACCTGGTTTAGTGTTACGCTTCCCACTGCTGCTATTGTCGCTGTCGTGTGGTGGGCCATAGTCTACGTCTTCTATATTGTCGCAATGTGAGCACGAACACGTGGCTGCCATTTTTCTCTGGAAGGCTTTCCTACACTTCACTTTTACTTCTTATAGAGAAGACGGGAAAGACTATGAATATGAAAAGATAATGCAGGAAGTCACGAAAAGCATAAAGAATCGCCTGCGAGATACCAGGGAAAGAAGGTGAGTTTTGATTcacatttttattttccactTCCAATCCCTTGCATTCACTCCTCAGGTTTCAGGAGACTCTAATTTCTTATTGGTTCCTGGTGATCCCCTTCTACTACGCCACCTACCTTTCTCGCAACGTCGGACAGGCGTGAGTATGATGTCAGTGTAATTTCCTCCAGTACAGGACTGATGGTGAAGGCGCCATGACACGTGCTTTATCTATTCTCTGTAAAAGGTACATTGAGAGTTCAGTGTTCAGCTTGTCCATGATCGTGATGATGATGCTTCCACGCGACAACTGGCGACCCTGGGCTGCACGACGCTTTGCCAGCTGGAACTCGATCAAGGAGAGAGTGCCCTGGAACCTCATCGTCATGTACGGTTCTGTCTCGTCGCTCACCAAGTTAGCTGAAGTCAGTACTGTTTTCACGTACCTGTATCAATGTTAATATTATGCCGATAAAGATATGTTACCGATGCAGGAACACAACCTGGTAAAGGTACTTTTCGATCACGTGGGCGCTAAGTTCTGGGGAAAAACTTCCGCACGCACCAATCAATTTGTCCTGACAGTCGTGGCTGCTGTACTTTCTGAAATAATGGGCAATCATACCCTAAATGACCTCATAGTTCCCATCGTCATCGAGATCGTAAGTGTGTCTCTGTATTACTGGTCTGTCTGCATGTTGCTACACAGTGAGCAGATATCGTGTACACGTATTTTGTTAGAAACAGGCCAGAAAAATAAGCTAAGAATACAAAATACGTGTCTGGATCATTGAAAAACAGAATTGTTTCACGCACTTTGTTCACGCACATATTCAATAGTAGCTCATCAGGTAGGATACGCGGGTCAAccgacgagaaaaaaaaaaggtagcaTTTTTCGCCAAACGCTACCATTATAATGCCCAGAATGACACGTACGTATTTCGTGCTATACACTGGCACCATTCCGTATGTAGCTGGTAGAACTTGAACCATAGGAACCGTTTTGGCTGAATGAGCTGAGTATTTTCTACGGTCTACGATGAGTCCTTGTACGCAGGCCGTGGAGTCCAAGACGCCACCGGTCTTCTACGTCATTCCTGTTGGAGTCGCAGCCTCAGCCAATGTGATCATGCCCGTCTCTCTACCGCTTTTGATCCTGCGAGAATCCCTTCAGATATCCTGCTCGCGTATGGTAAGCGAAATTTGTTGTCGCTCCATTTCTTTCTAACTCTACCCCTTCCGGCTGTCCTTTTGTCCTGCCGACGTTTCGATGGTAGTCTAGCAGTGCCTGGCTGTGTCTATCGTTTCATCGAAATGCAACGAGGCATTTCTATTATAAATTGGTCGAGGGATCTTTACCGCGCGTTTTGCGTCACCAGGACAAGTATGATCTAAAACTTGGACACgcttgtctaaaatctccaacCCGTGGCCCAGCTGTCCCCTACCGTGTCatccggcacgtgaccagtgacgtccaacggcacagctcagGCATGTagaagcggcgcgtgagccaaGAAGAAAGCCGAGCCGAGCCGCGTGAGCCGAGTGTCTACGTCACGCCGGGCTCGTGTCTTTCGTccaattttattgcgcagtgacggTACTCCGCAGAgcgaatattttgcatggtgatcCCTGGTGGGCAGCTTCACAGATgaggcagggtttcgagccatgttacttccatgctcctttaagcaaCGATTGACGGATGCTGTGTCGTAATCCCTACTTTGGCCATTGTGCAAGTGTTTCTTACTTTTCATTTGCTATCCGAGTGAGATATTGTTATTGATGCGTTTGGGCCTCTGCCACGTTGGGGATTAAGTTCCCTTCGGATTTAGTGAGAACCTTCAGCTACCGAAGTATGGTACTGAAGTCTAATCGCATTGTTTTCTTCATTCAGATCGCTACGGGATTGATCCTGAAAGTTGTGTTAGTGCTGACCATCCTTGTCAGCATGAACACCCTGGGCACCCATGTTTTCCGAGGAGCAGAAATACCGGAGGAAGTGAAGTCAATGTTTGACACCACGATCGCACGACGCCTGCTCAACGTCACTCCTCCCTCAGTGAACATGTCCCGGATGTATAGTTGATGCCAAGTCCATGTTCAGCATGCATACGGATATCTGATATTTGAATATAAGGTTTGAAGTGCCTATTAATGCGTAATAGAACACAGTCATGCTTTGAAGTCATGCATGAGTTGGAGCGCCAGAGTGCATTGGGTAAAAATGGTCGTAGTGTCACCATAGAACACTGATATATCGCTGAGACACACTATTTGTGCCggcccaagatcgtgtcacttccctgtgccttgctgacgagtcccaagtaagACGAAACAGATGTACTAGGCTGGGGGTGCACGATCAAGTTATcaatgtatatgtatatacatatatgtgtGTATACAAGTAAATGGTTACTGACACCTAGTTTTCTTATGATAGTTGAGCAGTATTGAGTTGTATTTTATGCGCGTGGAAAGCTCGTTGGTGAGCTTTCGCGGGGCAGTACCTCGCAGAAGCATGACATTCCGTGGAAGTACTAGGATGCCATGGTATCAGAGAAAATGTTTGCCCTATATCCTGTTTTCGTCCCTATAATAACCACATCTGGGCTGCTGCGAAAAAACAAGACTCTGCACTTACATTTTCCAATCGGCATAATGCCAACGCGGAGAGTTCGTTCGTGTCGATGCTGCCGTTTTAGAAGgggaaaattaaaattgaattgTTGGCAAACTTCCTTTTCTCGACAACACGTGTTATTGACATCGACAATGGAGGAGTGCGTCGACTGATACCCCGGTCCTTACACAATATATACTGGTGAGGGAGAGCTCGACTTTCGGAGAAAGTCTTCAAATTCTTTGCAGTTTCTTCGGTGCGTATTCTGCTTTTATGGTTCCCCGTAGGCCTGCAAGTCTTTGTTTTATTGTAATTTTATGCTTCATTGTTTTCTGTCTTCACTTTTGAAGGACGGTGAGTGGTCGCATCCGAACATTGTGCGGTAATTTATGGAACGTTTGTTTCGTTCCCAAGCATGAAGTTTGCAGGTGAACTCTATACCCGTTTCTGCACGGTACTGTGCAGCGCTTGTCGGCTTTCTGTTggcctttttttctctctctctcgttctgTGATTCCGAGGACTTGTCGTCACAAagtgaacccaagcagcacaatgtactgaaagtcgagtgcaataggggtggacgggtggaCGGAGGGGTGTCTTATCAATCATCTTGttcagtttcacgagtgtgttcaaggcctttcacctacccgtccacccctattgcactctactttcagtgcattgtacattgtgctgcctgggaagcaGTATGTAGCAGCGTAGAGATGCCGGTCATCGTCAGCGCGTCAGCATCGATGCGCGGCTTATCGCGACCGAGATATCATGTGGCGCGCCAGGTGCAGTGGGCGTGTACCGAGTTGTGGTGgaacgctgtttttttttactacgTATCAGAAGGTAGCGTTTTCAGATCATGTCCGGGTCACCCCTTTGTAGGTAGGTAAGTAGAAGTGAGGCTCATTCAGACAGCTCTGTCAAGACGCGAACCTTTACTGACAACCTTAAAAAAACAGCGTTCCACCACAACTCGGTACAACGCCCACTGCATCTGGCGCGCCACATGATATCTCGGTCGCGATAAGCCGCGCATCGATCCTGACGCGCCGACAATGACCGGCATCTCTACGCCGCTACAAGTGCATTCACGGCCGATAAAAGGGGTTTCTGTGAGTTTTTATTTGACATTTTTACATGTACCTGCAGTTTGTCATGTCATTTCCCACTGCAGAACTAATTCTGTTCTTTTGGCAGCTCTCCTCCATAAAGCAGCACGCCGCTCTGGAAGATTGTGTTCCCAGCATCTTCGATGTCGTCGCACAGTCTTGTCAGTACATCCTGGGCAGTTATTGAACGTTCATCCAGGGCGTAGAGTCCTACTTTCTCGAGAATATTCGAGACGACACTTCCTGCTGTGGACATTACTGCGTCAGCAGCACCACCCACGATATTGGCGACGTTGCCGAGGATCTCTCGCAGGAAATATTCTGTATCCTATAGACCGAGACAATGACAAACGAATTAGATGTTGAATTCGCGCCCCAGGTGCATTAACTCTCCAGTGGGTTTgtggagaatgaaaaaaaatccATGTAGATACACAGAATGGGGATAACGTCAAAATTAGAACCAGTGGGCATATATATTCTATTTAATGTTGTCGGTAGCATACAGAGCCAGCTTTAGCGCTGCTCTTGCAACCAAGAGCGATGTTTAAAATAGCAGAGATCAAATTATTTTCCGTCATCGTTACAGAACCGTACTGAACGTGCCTTTCTCGTACACATGCTTTCTCGTACACATTGCCATTGTTCGCGAAATTTTGATGTGCTgtttgcgacacacttgtctgcaATCTCCAGTTCGTGGCGCAACGGATCCCCCTATCGGTGGTCTCGCGCGCTAAGGAGCTGTACCGAACTTGTTTTCGAGGAGAGCCCGTGTAGTGCAATCAGTCCCGTGCGCCACACAACGTCACGGAGAGGTACTTAGGCGTCGTCTGCCAGCAACACCTGCTTAGCATCTGCTCACTGCGGGCCACCCCCTCCCCCTCGGAACCGTTTTTTGTTTTGGTACTTCATGCACCACATGCTAACAGTACCTCAAATGACGAACTTCTCCCCTTGTTTTGAGTTCAAAATGATTACCCGCGCATTCTTCGCTTATTATACCGAACCGAAAGAATGTACCAAACTTTCAATCTCCCGTGACCAACATTTCGCTCTCCTTCCGGTGTCTGCCATAGTTTTTGTTTGcgttagggccagttctcacttggcgacgcccgacgcggcgtcctgagcgggcggcggaaatagtcgcgcatttccggagtcgggagaggagagacatTGTGCCAAAAAAACAGCCATGCCAACCTTCTTTCActacgtcggcgagagctgccgagaacgacagctggcgaccaattaggtgacagagaaaggccacgcctcctgatttttcgtctgctttggaagacggaatgccactgtggtgggaacatgaaaatcgtgcgcgctgactgGGGGCGGAAacgcgcctctacttccgccgcccgctcacgacgccgcgccGGGCGTCGcaaagtgagaactggccctgaaCCCATGCCTTCATGTGTTGTTCTCAGACACCCTGAAGTTATCCAATATGAGTCTTATTTTGAATTGTCCTCTCCTGATCCGGCTATCTCATGCCCCCGACACTCAGGAACGCCAACAAAGACTCTAAACCAGCAGAATGTATTGCAAGTTGCATGGGTGCGTCCGGCTGCTGATTTAAAACTGTAGTGCTTCATGCTCTCGTACTTTCAGTTCGACGTATCGATAGGGACGGGACGGTTATCAGCCGCGGGTATCTCGTTATCTTGTCTTTCGCAATGAGTCCAGTCAACACTTCCACCAGCCAGGAGATCACAACCTGCTTTTTTGGCCACTGTACGTGTGAAGACGTCTATAAACTTAGCATGTACTCGGTGAACACTGTGACCTTGGGAACAGATCAGTGTGTTGTTTGCTGCTTCTCAGTGCTTTTCCAATGACAAAGCTACCGCTGTGTACTTACGTCATGATCGGTGAGCAGCTCCTTGTCCATGGTCTTGACGGCAACGCGTAGGTGCTTAGCAACGTCTTGCAACACGATGCCCACCCTCTGGGCTTTCGCTCCTATGCTTTCAACTGAGTTCACGCCAGCGTTAACATTGCCCTCTTCCGCAGGGGATCCGGTGGCAACGTCTGAAACATGCGGTAAACTTCTATTGCGTAACGTTGTGTGTGGTGACGTTGTATCATTCTATAGTGTATTTGCGAGCGAAACAGGGGAAAGTAATCGCGTATACATGCGTTAACGATCCAGTTAAAACCGCCAAAAGACCTGCTGCGATATGTCTGGACCTCGTACACCAGAGACGGAAAACCATCATGcgccctgggccaacttcacagggaactgtgccgatatttaTTTTAGATCGGCTTAGGATACACCGGGAAAAGCCCATACAGCAGAGTGGCTAGTAGGGAGCAGACGGATATCAACGGTACAATCACGTTGCCTTATCTTGGAGAATACTGCAGTAACGACACCAGGAAATGCCACTGAATTTCTGCTACTGTTGGCAGTTGGGGGAAAAGAAAGTGAACCTGTTGACtgtgtttatgattgatgtgATAGCATAAGTAGACACATGcttggtggatgaactccatactGAGCAATGCCTGCGGGAGCAGGAAAAACCTAATTAGTATGCTGTGTAAAATAGGCTACATCCGGCATCTGCCTGAAGGAGGAACAGCTGACTGTCGTCATATTCAGCGACAATACACAACGGCACTGCAGCTGCACCTCATTGCCTTGTGAACTATAGCGGACAACCACTGAAGAGAACTCGTCACATGGCATCTGTCTTCATGTTGCGCATGTGAGTTTCAAGCGATAATTTGTAGCGAAATGTTAGAGGGGAAAaaatgtacacacacacacacacacacacacaggacgaggTGTGCAGGTCTTGCGttgaatgggaatggaattaacAAATCGGAAGACATACAAAGGCTCGCATGTTGAAGGATATCAAATAAAATACCGTCTATTGCTTGCCGTTCATCGCGAAAAACTGACGCTGACACTTGTCTAGTAAATAATAAAAGGAATCAGCCTAAATGAACGTATACTTACACGCtgtcgatgacacagcaaacaGGCCGAGTAGAAGAATTGCGTGGTTCAGCATTTTCAACtgtaaaaacaaaataaaaataaaaatgggcAGGATTTGGCTGTACTTTAATTTCAGCGTCATATACTCGTTCGTACCGAACAATACTAAAGTAAAATAAAGacgaaaataacaaaaaaaagctatgcGCGAAAGCAAGCAGTCGATTACACACACTGCACTACACTTCTCCTTCAATTATGACAACGTAAACACATACTTACACTTCCTGTCTGGAGGCAGTTATGGAGACCCGTGTACTGAATGTTACGTGCAGGAACGTATTTATATAGGAGTCTCAAGCTATCATGGGGTACAGTATCACCCCACTCATTAGCATCATCATCCGAGTAAAGTGTTGTTGTAAACCCCCGTGGTAACTTCTCTATCAGATAACGTGGGAGGAACCCAATTGTCGTATAACCTTTAGTCACTGCAAAAGTAACTTCCATGCCAAATGGGAGAGCTTCGATAAGCTCCACCAAGACAACAAAGAACTGGAGCGGCTATTGTTCTAAAAAAAACTAATAGATGATAATATTCGTTTTGAAACGGGTGAATAGCACGAGTGAACCTTGTGACAAGGATAAGGGCAGGGGGAAAACCATGGGGCGTTTGCCCGGTTTTATGTTTTCGTTGCATGTACCGTCCCGTGGACACAAGTatctcaagcagcacaatgtactgaaagtcgggtgcaatgaGAGcggacggtatgcgtcttatcaatgttctttagtttcacggatctgttcaaggtcttccatacacccgtccacccctattgcactcgactttcagtacattgtgctgaaCATAAGTGAACATAAGTGAAACATAAGAAAATGAACATAAGTGAAACCCATCCGTAAGAATGCTCTTTGATTTTGGCTTCTTGGCAAAACTGCACGCGCGCGTTCATGACAATGCCAACCACTGAAACCACGGCTCGCGTAGCCTGCTTTGGAAGCcggcatgctcttggggtcacctGTGCAGTAACGTGGTAGTCAGGCATAGACAgacatcccagaatgcaatgcgaagcctGACACGCTCGTCTTATTGAAAAAATGTTCGAAGgcccgctcctgtgtttccttcctccatggcggAGCCCCGTGGGACATatcctccgaccgctccgaccttagAGAAAACATAAGGAGGTgaaagacatctctcccatttccccctctttcgatcagcgtgACCCTCCCCTGACTCCGGCATCGTTGCAAGGAGACGAGCGCTCTCTTcagaacatgacatcactgAAATTTCTGGGCAAGACATGACGTCACCTGTTGGTCGCGTCATCCAAACTCGTGGaggtcagcagatcttcaaaaattgataAAAAAAGCGCAACGCTTGCAcgcaggattgaaatttcgcgtatagaatccttgaggtgTCTTGTTTTCGTTGAGTAAATAAGTTTCATTGGGTGCGGAGCGGCACTTTGGAGCACTCTAAACACACACGTTATGTAAATGGGCGCGGTAAGCAGCGACTCGAGGGCGCAGGTAGCGCGCTCCTTTTTACTACGCTCCTTTTCAGGAGCGTGGCGCTCTTGAAGCACACTCACGCTCCAGCTTGCATGCCGAAGCCCGTAACTGCTGCTCTCGCTCCGTGACGTATGGAGGAAGAGGACGCCGGAAAGCAAATGAGACGCGTCGGAAACTACGCCGGGGCGCGTATCGCGCTCGCGGCTCTGAAAGACCGTTACGAAGACTCACTGGAGTGCGAGCGAAAGAGTACACCGAGCGTGTTCGGTACAGCCTATACTTAACATGCCCAATGTTTCATCTATGCAGGGGTCACCTATAAGTAACGCGATTTCGTATCAGTTATTATTAACCAAGGCGCCTCGTTGATATTTCACATTCACGTAAGGTCACGTAAGATGCTAACACGACCACACACCAGCATCGTAGCAGAATCCCCCTGTCAcgcgaagggggggggggggtccagacTCGCTTGTGTGTGTTTGGGGGTGGAGGGGTGTCTAATGTTTAACCTGATGAGATTCTTCATTGACTaggaaccgccccccccccccccccacacacacacacagcaactGCACCGGCAGGTCGAACTTAAACGATGGTCGTTTCTATCAAGGCTTGGGAATTCCTATTACGTTTTTCGGAAGATTTCAGTTCACAAGTCGTTTTCTCCCCCAGAAAGGTCATCATGGCACGCACTTTGCGCCACAACGATACGAAACGATAAAGAAGCCTCGGCCAACTTTCAGAGTTCGCGCGCGTCGGTGCTCCCTAAAGTAGCGAAAAATTAAAATCGAGCAGTGGGCAACCTTTCGTATCTCGACAACACGTTGCGTTATGGCTATTGGGAATGGTGGAGTGCGTCGGCCGATACCCCGCTCTGTAGACAATATATACACGGGAGGGAGAGCTCGAGTTTCGGAGAAAGTCGTCAAATTCTTTGCAGTTCCTGCGCTGCGCATGCTGCCTTTATGATTCCCCCTAGGCCTGGAagtctttattttatttttatttttacgcCATTTATATTTTCAGTTTTGAAGGACGGTGAGTGCTCGCATACGAccattttctttcattttctttcattttttctttattgaaTGTATGTTTCGTTTCCAAGTATGAAGTCTGCAGGTGAACGGTTTCTGCACGGTACTGTGCAGCGCCTGTTAACAATGtgttagcttttttttttaaatgtgatatCGAGGATTTGTCGCAGCAAAGTAAAGCAGTGTATTCACGGCCGATAAAGGCAGTTTCTACGCATGATATGCATGGAGGGTGTCAAATGTGAGATTTTTTTATTTGTCATTTTTACATGTACCTGTAGTTTGTCACGTCATTTCCCATTGCAGAATTAACTCTCTTCTTCTGGAACCTCTCCTCCATAAAGCAGCACGCCGCTCTGGAAGATTGTGTTCGCAGCATCTTCGATGTCGTCGCACAATCTTGTCAATACATCCTGGACAGTTATTGAACGTTCATCCAGAGCGTAGATTCCTGATACTTTCGCGAGAATATTCGTGACGACATTTGCTGCTGTGGACGCAGCTTCATTAACGACTTTTCTGCCTGTGGACCTCACTGCGCCAACAGCCCCAGTAGCAGCATCAACGACTTTTCCCACTATTTTGGTGACGTTGGCGAGGATGTCTTTCACGAAATATTCTGTATCCTACAGAAGGAGACAATGACAAACGGATTAGTTTCGTGTTTATAATACTATGTGTGTCCTATCAGTTTTTCAAATGTTGAATTCACGCCCCATGTGCATTGAGTCTCCAGTGGCTTTGTCGATAATGGAAGAAATCCATGTGGGTACACAGACTGGGGTAACATCAAAATTTGGACACATGGGCATATATTGTGCTTAATAGTCGATACCATACAGGGCGTGCTTTACTGCTATTCTTGCAGCCAAGAGATCACAGCGATACCGAAAATAGCTGAGATCAAACTATTTGCCGTCGTCGTTACAGGACCGTACTGAACGCCCCTTTCTTGTACACATGCTTGCAAAGTAGGTGTGGAGAAATCCCTTTGTCTGAACCATGCAGCATCAGCAGAGAAGTAACAGGATTTTCATGGTTTGGGAAGGTACAGCACACGTGTCTGCAATCTCCAGTTCGTGGCGCAAAGACCGCGCAACGCATCAGTGGTCTCGCGCGCTATGGAGCTGCGCCAATCTCGTTTCCGAAGAGATCCCGCGTAGCCCAATGACTCACGTGCGCCACATGACGTCACGGAGAGGTACTTCGGCGTAGTCCGCCTGTTCCCCGCCCTTTCACCTCGAAACCGGTGTGGGTACTTCATGTACCACATGCTAGCAGTACCTAGGATGACCGAAGGGGTCACCCAATGAAATCTTTCTGGCTGGATGATCCCAAACATGTCCCGTTGTGAGTTCAATATGAGTACTCGCGCTTTTCTCGCCTATTATATCGATCCAAATACATGTT is from Ornithodoros turicata isolate Travis chromosome 8, ASM3712646v1, whole genome shotgun sequence and encodes:
- the LOC135367133 gene encoding uncharacterized protein LOC135367133 isoform X2 — protein: MTEDTKKFVSDPATTNSDWTILIKKFGTCICPALYGNDCFGYALPLYLAPFLFGNIDSRCMYCILVTIMSMMGSHLPRTISAFFPVVLLPLSGVMSSNRLALYYIDVTKFSPNVSLITDRSRTAQEECSDWMPYQPTGPSLIKQFKVYKAEEEERGPATIPPQSDVENTKSRVSDQRKTCFNHLPASSRPRSSHGPHLPVRRIPSLSEPEKRRISSILKECKMKDPECELLEATVLKDSTQTTDNTRPRKTSSIRIAGTPVPKKASVTRIHDTTVTTSRVEKTTSPTQDEIRRPSILKNRSLSMRSTSHVVNAPPWLLTTDTPTYLIQESGRRMFLPASPPCETSSTASPTFKQFETSKDGRDGTDGNSDWKPGSNPGVRKFIGFCSGMRTAFLLGATMTSVIGSLASFWNIPARSAITLHLGKYRQQVTAWTWFSVTLPTAAIVAVVWWAIVYVFYIVAIEDGKDYEYEKIMQEVTKSIKNRLRDTRERRFQETLISYWFLVIPFYYATYLSRNVGQAYIESSVFSLSMIVMMMLPRDNWRPWAARRFASWNSIKERVPWNLIVMYGSVSSLTKLAEEHNLVKVLFDHVGAKFWGKTSARTNQFVLTVVAAVLSEIMGNHTLNDLIVPIVIEIAVESKTPPVFYVIPVGVAASANVIMPVSLPLLILRESLQISCSRMIATGLILKVVLVLTILVSMNTLGTHVFRGAEIPEEVKSMFDTTIARRLLNVTPPSVNMSRMYS
- the LOC135367133 gene encoding solute carrier family 13 member 2-like isoform X1, which produces MTEDTKKFVSDPATTNSDWTILIKKFGTCICPALYGNDCFGYALPLYLAPFLFGNIDSRCMYCILVTIMSMMGSHLPRTISAFFPVVLLPLSGVMSSNRLALYYIDSSVLAMSSLFVIVIIGDQSHVFSRLAMYALFNIGFNAAMLFSYLVLATFLITFVLPSAVVVVLVTMLVERTVANIEQDVIRIEYSLANCKNRRSLTDGDEGSLSSAKIRKVTKFSPNVSLITDRSRTAQEECSDWMPYQPTGPSLIKQFKVYKAEEEERGPATIPPQSDVENTKSRVSDQRKTCFNHLPASSRPRSSHGPHLPVRRIPSLSEPEKRRISSILKECKMKDPECELLEATVLKDSTQTTDNTRPRKTSSIRIAGTPVPKKASVTRIHDTTVTTSRVEKTTSPTQDEIRRPSILKNRSLSMRSTSHVVNAPPWLLTTDTPTYLIQESGRRMFLPASPPCETSSTASPTFKQFETSKDGRDGTDGNSDWKPGSNPGVRKFIGFCSGMRTAFLLGATMTSVIGSLASFWNIPARSAITLHLGKYRQQVTAWTWFSVTLPTAAIVAVVWWAIVYVFYIVAIEDGKDYEYEKIMQEVTKSIKNRLRDTRERRFQETLISYWFLVIPFYYATYLSRNVGQAYIESSVFSLSMIVMMMLPRDNWRPWAARRFASWNSIKERVPWNLIVMYGSVSSLTKLAEEHNLVKVLFDHVGAKFWGKTSARTNQFVLTVVAAVLSEIMGNHTLNDLIVPIVIEIAVESKTPPVFYVIPVGVAASANVIMPVSLPLLILRESLQISCSRMIATGLILKVVLVLTILVSMNTLGTHVFRGAEIPEEVKSMFDTTIARRLLNVTPPSVNMSRMYS
- the LOC135367134 gene encoding uncharacterized protein LOC135367134, with amino-acid sequence MEVTFAVTKGYTTIGFLPRYLIEKLPRGFTTTLYSDDDANEWGDTVPHDSLRLLYKYVPARNIQYTGLHNCLQTGSLKMLNHAILLLGLFAVSSTAYVATGSPAEEGNVNAGVNSVESIGAKAQRVGIVLQDVAKHLRVAVKTMDKELLTDHDDTEYFLREILGNVANIVGGAADAVMSTAGSVVSNILEKVGLYALDERSITAQDVLTRLCDDIEDAGNTIFQSGVLLYGGELPKEQN
- the LOC135367136 gene encoding uncharacterized protein LOC135367136, with the protein product MGLHNCLQKERLKMLKHAILLLVLFAVSSTAYVVTGSIAEEGDVNAGATPVENMGEQAQRVGIVLQDVAKRLRIVVKTKDNELITDDDDTEYFVKDILANVTKIVGKVVDAATGAVGAVRSTGRKVVNEAASTAANVVTNILAKVSGIYALDERSITVQDVLTRLCDDIEDAANTIFQSGVLLYGGEVPEEES